The following are encoded together in the Lathyrus oleraceus cultivar Zhongwan6 chromosome 3, CAAS_Psat_ZW6_1.0, whole genome shotgun sequence genome:
- the LOC127130621 gene encoding uncharacterized protein LOC127130621: protein MEIGIGKPYMFLPSTKDMWEVVKETYSDIQNSSQIFGLKSKLWHAKQGDRSVTAYYNELLTLWQELDICYDDNLRCTEDSVLFLKRQENDRVFMFLTGLNKELDEVRGKVLGKVPLPTLREIFAEIRREEARQGIMMGKTPRNSESEGSTMATRNLDEGRKSDKVPWCDHCKREWHTRENCWKLKDKPPNWKKKNGRAFQDSNSDQGKPPPSQFPLTVEQLDILYKLLESPTPSCSIATKVHVQDLNSGKMIDNAKESGGLYYLDIGYASQLP, encoded by the exons ATGGAAATTGGAATAGGTAAGCCTTACATGTTTTTACCTTCTACAAAGGATATGTGGGAAGTTGTTAAGGAAACATACTCTGATATTCAAAACTCCTCTCAAATTTTTGGTTTAAAATCAAAGTTATGGCATGCGAAACAAGGTGACAGGAGTGTAACTGCTTATTACAATGAACTGTTAACACTGTGGCAAGAGTTAGATATCTGTTATGATGATAATTTGAGGTGTACAGAAGACAGTGTTTTGTTTCTCAAGAGGCAAGAAAATGATCGTGTATTCATGTTTCTCACTGGGCTCAATAAAGAACTTGATGAGGTAAGAGGTAAAGTTTTAGGAAAAGTACCATTGCCAACTCTTCGTGAAATTTTTGCAGAAATAAGAAGGGAAGAGGCACGACAAGGAATTATGATGGGCAAGACACCGCGAAATTCTGAATCTGAAGGCTCAACTATGGCTACTAGGAACCTTGACGAGGGAAGAAAGTCAGACAAAGTTCCTTGGTGTGATCACTGCAAGCGAGAATGGCATACACGTGAAAATTGTTGGAAGCTCAAAGACAAACCTCCTAACTGGAAGAAAAAAAATGGTCGTGCATTTCAAGATAGTAATTCTGATCAAGGGAAACCTCCTCCATCTCAATTTCCACTCACTGTGGAGCAACTCGACATACTGTACAAACTCCTGGAGTCTCCAACCCCTTCTTGCTCTATAGCAACAAAAG TCCATGTACAg GATTTGAACTCGGGGAAGATGATTGACAATGCTAAGGAGAGTGGAGGACTCTACTACCTTGACATTGGATATGCATCACAACTACCTTAA